One stretch of Mustelus asterias chromosome 21, sMusAst1.hap1.1, whole genome shotgun sequence DNA includes these proteins:
- the zbtb8os gene encoding protein archease — translation MDDREYDLNAAQKAVKAKYPPVSKKYEYLDHTADVQLHSWGDTLEEAFEQVVMAMFGYMTDIETVQPITTIEVEAEGHDMLSLLYNFMNEWLYQFSAEMFFIPREMKVIYLDRVNFKIRSIGWGEEFDLAKHPQGTEVKAITYSAMQIHEDEKPQIFVIIDI, via the exons ATGGACGATCGGGAATATGATTTGAATGCGGCTCAGAAAGCGGTGAAAGCCAAATACCCGCCCGTCAGCAAGAAGTATGAAT ACTTGGATCACACTGCAGATGTACA GTTACATTCATGGGGTGATACGTTAGAAGAGGCATTTGAACAGGTTGTTATGGCCATGTTCGGTTACATGACTGATATTGAAACTGTGCAACCCATAACAACGATTGAAGTAGAGGCTGAAG GGCATGACATGTTGTCTCTGCTTTATAATTTCATGAATGAATGGCTCTATCAATTCAGCGCAGAAATGTTCTTCATTCCAAGG GAGATGAAAGTGATTTATTTGGATCGAGTTAATTTTAAGATTCGGTCAATTGG GTGGGGAGAAGAGTTTGATTTGGCCAAACATCCGCAG GGCACTGAAGTCAAAGCTATCACCTACTCAGCAATGCAGATTCACGAGGATGAAAAACCTCAAATTTTTGTCATAATTGATATTTGA